Proteins found in one Cellulomonas palmilytica genomic segment:
- a CDS encoding putative bifunctional diguanylate cyclase/phosphodiesterase, translated as MRAEATTVLGSVPTWVCAVQLLAAGLVAGLLVLQWLWWRTDRRPVGAVWGLAWSADIGLMLLVGAVAGYLAPGTTQTVLTFAHILLVAGFLLLALPTTRAFAQGPRTSWWVAGAAVPLAAHAIAWLVPEVRDAGPRSDLVVGSTLVVATLVVLSYVVVTLGRHSVTVWGALLVAAGLESVSMLVASGFMPDRDISSLLAALWAVPIAFGLAALALVRVRQSQDEASRQHRMRDAIARVSNAAWFARDADTLLLQARDEARKVLGDPAVEGTLRPIAHGRYVCELYSTQVRDAHQRAFLVDLAQIVSAAAERYTLTRQLNRTAFADALTGLPNRRAVQKHLHEVLERANVERTRVSLVYCDLDGFKRYNDVHGHAGGDDMLCRVATFLRGAIPDEETFVGRLGGDEFVVVISRAPLDPELVSIARSLREGFVDRSPGNRPSRLSVGIATWQPGDVVDVEALVRHADTAMLEAKRSRSGFRVFDRALRRAVEAERVQRSALEAAVADGLFTAHYQPIVDARTLEVLQVEALARWDHHGRLLLPVDWLELAEETGLIVPIGLSMLSQARRALDRFQMPVSVNLAARHLSEPDALEQIETAWGTTYWEHLTLEITESALVQTVAAVPVLSELRARGTRIAVDDFGTGYSSLARLARLPVDVLKIDRSFVREVDTERGASVVRAILELASAHGLDVVAEGVERAADLDALVELGVRRVQGNFLGRAAPTIPVRGPRPGSQWEDTRPLRVVPSPRADDRFDLMHHRA; from the coding sequence GTGCGCGCCGAAGCAACCACCGTGCTCGGGTCGGTTCCCACGTGGGTCTGCGCGGTCCAGCTGCTGGCGGCAGGTCTGGTGGCGGGCCTCCTCGTGCTGCAGTGGCTCTGGTGGCGCACCGACCGTCGGCCCGTGGGCGCCGTGTGGGGGCTCGCCTGGTCCGCGGACATCGGCCTCATGCTTCTCGTCGGCGCGGTCGCCGGATACCTCGCACCCGGGACCACGCAGACCGTCCTGACCTTCGCGCACATCCTGCTCGTCGCCGGCTTCCTGCTCCTCGCGCTCCCGACGACCCGCGCCTTCGCGCAGGGTCCGCGCACGTCGTGGTGGGTCGCCGGGGCGGCCGTCCCGCTCGCCGCGCACGCGATCGCGTGGCTCGTGCCCGAGGTCCGCGACGCCGGCCCGCGCAGCGACCTCGTGGTCGGCTCGACGCTCGTCGTCGCGACCCTCGTCGTCCTGTCCTACGTGGTCGTCACGCTCGGGCGGCACTCCGTCACGGTGTGGGGCGCGCTCCTCGTCGCCGCGGGGCTCGAGTCCGTCAGCATGCTCGTCGCGAGCGGGTTCATGCCGGACCGCGACATCAGCTCCCTGCTCGCCGCGCTGTGGGCCGTCCCGATCGCGTTCGGGCTCGCCGCGCTCGCGCTCGTGCGCGTGCGCCAGTCGCAGGACGAGGCGAGCCGGCAGCACCGGATGCGCGACGCCATCGCACGCGTCTCCAACGCCGCGTGGTTCGCGCGCGACGCCGACACCCTGCTGCTCCAGGCACGCGACGAGGCCCGCAAGGTCCTCGGCGACCCCGCGGTCGAGGGCACGCTGCGGCCCATCGCGCACGGCCGGTACGTGTGCGAGCTCTACAGCACGCAGGTGCGCGACGCCCACCAGCGGGCGTTCCTCGTCGACCTCGCGCAGATCGTCTCCGCCGCAGCGGAGCGCTACACGCTCACGCGCCAGCTCAACCGCACCGCGTTCGCCGACGCGCTCACCGGCCTGCCGAACCGTCGCGCCGTGCAGAAGCACCTGCACGAGGTGCTCGAGCGCGCCAACGTCGAGCGCACGCGCGTCTCGCTCGTCTACTGCGACCTCGACGGCTTCAAGCGCTACAACGACGTGCACGGGCACGCGGGCGGCGACGACATGCTGTGCCGCGTCGCGACGTTCCTGCGCGGCGCGATCCCGGACGAGGAGACGTTCGTCGGACGGCTCGGCGGCGACGAGTTCGTCGTGGTGATCTCGCGCGCGCCGCTCGACCCCGAGCTCGTCTCGATCGCCCGCTCGCTGCGCGAGGGCTTCGTCGACCGCTCCCCCGGCAACCGGCCGTCGCGCCTGTCCGTCGGCATCGCGACCTGGCAGCCCGGCGACGTCGTCGACGTCGAGGCGCTCGTGCGGCACGCCGACACCGCGATGCTCGAGGCCAAGCGCTCGCGCTCCGGCTTCCGGGTGTTCGACCGCGCGCTGCGCCGCGCCGTCGAGGCCGAGCGCGTGCAGCGCTCCGCGCTCGAGGCCGCGGTCGCGGACGGCCTCTTCACCGCGCACTACCAGCCGATCGTCGACGCGCGCACGCTCGAGGTGCTCCAGGTCGAGGCGCTGGCCCGCTGGGACCACCACGGCCGGCTGCTGCTGCCCGTCGACTGGCTGGAGCTCGCCGAGGAGACCGGCCTCATCGTGCCCATCGGACTGTCGATGCTGAGCCAGGCCCGGCGCGCGCTCGACCGGTTCCAGATGCCCGTGTCCGTGAACCTCGCCGCCCGCCACCTCTCGGAGCCGGACGCGCTCGAGCAGATCGAGACCGCGTGGGGCACCACGTACTGGGAGCACCTCACGCTCGAGATCACCGAGAGCGCGCTCGTGCAGACCGTCGCCGCGGTGCCGGTGCTGTCCGAGCTGCGCGCACGGGGCACGCGCATCGCCGTCGACGACTTCGGCACCGGCTACTCCTCGCTCGCGCGGCTCGCACGGCTGCCCGTCGACGTCCTCAAGATCGACCGCTCGTTCGTCCGCGAGGTCGACACCGAGCGCGGTGCCTCCGTGGTGCGGGCGATACTCGAGCTGGCGTCCGCGCACGGGCTCGACGTCGTCGCCGAAGGCGTGGAACGCGCCGCGGACCTGGACGCGCTCGTGGAGCTCGGCGTCCGACGGGTGCAGGGCAACTTCCTCGGACGGGCGGCGCCGACGATCCCCGTCCGCGGCCCGCGCCCGGGCTCGCAGTGGGAGGACACGCGTCCGCTGCGCGTCGTGCCGTCACCGCGCGCGGACGACCGGTTCGACCTGATGCACCACCGCGCCTGA
- a CDS encoding S8 family serine peptidase, which translates to MTTWTRARRAIATVACGGLAATLVGAALAPAATAAGGDGTLPKKEAPAVEKEETLVAGVVYSFKGGLAAAAGSADAVAARASVHASVQSALKASGARVTNGAHAVDAGGTWAVEFATPVPAAQARAAIEALDGVPGISDVEPNYISTADAAAPIVPKDPYVKQYQWNIWDYSSRGTIDGVAWPTGGYSSHATALWPATKGKNVVVAVLDTGRTAHPQLDDVTVAGYDMISNKDRARDGNGRDSNPQDQGDWDDEGPSSWHGTHVAGIVAAKWDGARGVGVAPGVRIQHVRVLGYEGGTSADIAAAITWASGGTVSGTSKNKTPAKVINLSLGGKHECGAMTQRAIDNARKRGAVIVVSAGNSATSASLYGPANCKNVITVAALDEYGQRASYSNYGKDVEIGAPGGEYASGYRMILSTLNTGTTRPATQTWGTNMGTSQAAPHVSAAAAMLTSLGLKGSAVESAVKKATSPFPNYPNYPEYNCTTSKCGAGYLNLQKVLAPAGDVTISGTAKVGSTVTAKYNFAGKVNGYKFQWYRDGKAISGATGKTRTLTSNDKGKVIKVRVVPVGTGSYVSISKYSAGTKVG; encoded by the coding sequence ATGACGACCTGGACCCGCGCCAGACGAGCGATCGCGACGGTCGCCTGCGGCGGCCTCGCGGCGACCCTGGTGGGTGCCGCGCTCGCGCCGGCGGCCACCGCGGCAGGCGGCGACGGCACGCTCCCGAAGAAGGAGGCGCCGGCCGTCGAGAAGGAGGAGACGCTCGTCGCGGGCGTCGTCTACAGCTTCAAGGGCGGCCTGGCCGCTGCCGCGGGCTCGGCCGACGCGGTCGCGGCGCGCGCCTCGGTGCACGCGTCGGTCCAGTCGGCCCTCAAGGCCAGCGGCGCCCGGGTCACGAACGGCGCGCACGCGGTCGACGCGGGCGGCACGTGGGCCGTCGAGTTCGCGACCCCCGTTCCCGCGGCGCAGGCGCGCGCGGCGATCGAGGCGCTCGACGGGGTCCCCGGGATCTCGGACGTGGAGCCGAACTACATCTCGACGGCCGACGCCGCGGCGCCGATCGTCCCGAAGGACCCGTACGTCAAGCAGTACCAGTGGAACATCTGGGACTACTCGTCGCGCGGCACCATCGACGGCGTCGCCTGGCCCACGGGCGGGTACTCGAGCCACGCGACGGCGCTGTGGCCCGCGACCAAGGGCAAGAACGTCGTGGTCGCCGTGCTCGACACGGGCCGCACCGCGCACCCGCAGCTCGACGACGTGACGGTCGCGGGCTACGACATGATCTCGAACAAGGACCGCGCGCGTGACGGCAACGGTCGCGACTCCAACCCGCAGGACCAGGGTGACTGGGACGACGAGGGCCCGAGCTCGTGGCACGGGACGCACGTGGCGGGCATCGTCGCCGCGAAGTGGGACGGTGCGCGAGGCGTCGGCGTCGCGCCCGGTGTCCGGATCCAGCACGTGCGCGTGCTCGGCTACGAGGGCGGCACGTCGGCGGACATCGCCGCGGCCATCACGTGGGCGTCCGGCGGCACGGTGAGCGGCACGTCGAAGAACAAGACGCCCGCGAAGGTCATCAACCTGTCGCTCGGCGGCAAGCACGAGTGCGGTGCCATGACGCAGCGCGCGATCGACAACGCGCGCAAGCGCGGCGCGGTGATCGTGGTCTCGGCCGGCAACTCGGCCACCAGCGCGTCGCTGTACGGGCCCGCCAACTGCAAGAACGTCATCACGGTCGCGGCGCTCGACGAGTACGGCCAGCGCGCCAGCTACTCGAACTACGGCAAGGACGTGGAGATCGGGGCACCCGGCGGCGAGTACGCCTCGGGCTACCGCATGATCCTGTCCACGCTGAACACGGGCACCACGCGCCCGGCCACGCAGACGTGGGGCACGAACATGGGCACGAGCCAGGCGGCGCCGCACGTCTCCGCCGCGGCGGCGATGCTCACGTCGCTGGGCCTCAAGGGCAGCGCGGTCGAGTCGGCGGTGAAGAAGGCCACCTCGCCCTTCCCGAACTACCCGAACTACCCCGAGTACAACTGCACGACGTCCAAGTGCGGCGCCGGCTACCTCAACCTGCAGAAGGTGCTCGCGCCGGCCGGTGACGTCACCATCTCGGGCACGGCGAAGGTCGGCAGCACCGTCACGGCGAAGTACAACTTCGCGGGCAAGGTCAACGGGTACAAGTTCCAGTGGTACCGCGACGGCAAGGCGATCTCGGGCGCGACGGGCAAGACCCGCACCCTGACGTCCAACGACAAGGGCAAGGTCATCAAGGTCCGCGTGGTCCCGGTCGGCACCGGCTCGTACGTGTCGATCTCGAAGTACTCGGCGGGCACCAAGGTCGGCT